A window of the Scleropages formosus chromosome 5, fSclFor1.1, whole genome shotgun sequence genome harbors these coding sequences:
- the LOC108925060 gene encoding uncharacterized protein LOC108925060 codes for MEADSKTHVKVAALGRPFHLGMLYDCRSDSLVPGVTLWDPEDLVKDTLENSQHNTEFNIHASDSIENKSSALNIEASLKASFLGGLVEVGGSANFLKDTKTSKKQARVTLQYKTTTKFKQLSMNHFGRGNVKYPYVFGQGIATHVVTAILYGAQAFFVFDQEVSENEDHQNIEGNLQMMVEKINCFSVDGKGTLKMTDDDNAKAENFSCKFYGDFALENNPVSFQEAVKVYTMLPKLLGERGEHAVPVQIWLLPLTYLDSSATRVAHEISLGLVQETQTVLEELSGLQMQCNDLMNRNVTSHFPEIGTKVKDFKDMCLQYKSIFQTSLSEILPLIRGGGKGERELAEILKKKQQSLFNSNTLQKWLDSKEREIDILQIIIEVMKDTTMLTSEKAFDIEMFKSKAKYVVCFAFTSLNDKEPYLRHLSEYLKTLSGVNTVHTETERRQDAELPRWYFLKDVLDTMRRQVYLFVNFAEANKDSANAQFLSTSVSGSGHKGGKIYLYKDSKKQTDNFEPPSKPGKLRAIERTHDSVTVELSPPKYGSSEVTEYLIEYCVDEEYEWKEIKTPKDNIICVVSGLLPNTEYKLRYKAVCCVGVSPTSEDSDKVKTLPTSPPGKPSTTDVDSHEIEISWTKPDVVGHGASIQGYIVEYRKKSPGPEEKDGKWKEKTCASETCKITGLQPETAYEVRVRCNCGEHGQSKESLTASISTPQKMKRLAEKVKQMSECLSKGTPSVYKIPLQEIDINLKDCKRYAFGKKNRKEHRIIMVLGATGAGKSTLINGMINYILDVKWEDTFRFKLIDEGVSKSQAESQTSLVTAYDINYQDGYRINNSITIIDTPGFGDTKGIKRDRMITEQIRMFFNSEKGISEIDALCFVTQASLARLTHAQKYVFDAILSIFGKDIAENIQLLVTFADGQKPLVLEAVNVSGVPFPKTKHGLPVHFKFNNSTLFADNSISATPNSNNENEEDDADADTFDQMFWTMGMKSMKNFFSALTKLETRSLKLTREVIKERKQLETAIAGLQPQIRVDRDRIMVYLKVISFTV; via the exons ATGGAAGCTGATTCGAAGACACACGTGAAGGTAGCTGCGCTTGGAAGACCTTTCCATTTGGGGATGCTGTACGATTGTCGTAGTGACAGTCTGGTTCCAG GAGTTACGTTATGGGATCCTGAAGACCTTGTAAAAGACACTCTTGAAAACTCCCAACACAACACAGAATTTAATATTCATGCCTCAGACTCTATAGAAAATAAATCATCTGCTTTGAACATTGAGGCTTCATTAAAAGCAAGTTTCTTAGGAGGACTTGTTGAGGTGGGGGGATCAGCAAATTTtctgaaagacacaaaaactTCGAAAAAGCAGGCACGTGTGACTTTGCAGTacaaaacaactacaaaattcAAACAGCTGTCAATGAATCATTTTGGAAGAGGTAATGTGAAATATCCATATGTTTTTGGTCAGGGGATAGCCACACATGTGGTGACAGCGATACTTTATGGTGCACaggcattttttgtttttgatcaagaagtttcagaaaatgaagACCATCAAAATATTGAAGGAAATCTACAAATGATGGTAGAGAAgataaactgtttttcagtggaTGGGAAGGGCACTTTAAAGATGACAGATGATGACAATGCAAAGGCTGAAaatttttcttgtaaattttATGGAGACTTTGCCCTTGAAAACAACCCTGTGTCTTTTCAAGAAGCTGTGAAAGTTTACACAATGCTGCCAAAGCTACTGGGTgaacggggagaacatgctgtACCGGTACAGATTTGGCTGCTTCCTTTAACATATCTGGATTCTTCTGCTACTAGAGTAGCGCATGAGATCAGTCTTGGATTGGTtcaagaaacacaaacagtgcTAGAAGAACTCAGTGGTTTACAAATGCAATGCAATGACTTGATGAACAGAAATGTCACATCCCATTTTCCAGAGATCGGCACAAAAGTCAAAGATTTTAAAGATATGTGCCTTCAGTACAAGTCAATATTTCAGACTTCTTTGTCAGAGATTCTCCCTTTGATccgaggaggaggaaaaggggaAAGAGAACTGGCAGAAAtcttgaaaaagaaacaacagtCTCTTTTCAATAGCAACACCCTTCAGAAATGGCTAGATTCCAAAGAAAGGGAAATCGATATCCTCCAGATTATCATCGAAGTAATGAAAGACACAACAATGTTGACTTCAGAGAAGGCCTTTGACATAGAGATGTTTAAAAGTAAAGCTAAGTATGTGGTATGTTTTGCTTTTACATCACTGAATGATAAAGAGCCCTATCTCAGACATTTGTCAGAGTACTTAAAGACTCTGTCAGGTGTGAACACAGTTCacactgaaactgaaagaagACAAGATGCTGAACTTCCCAGGTGGTACTTTTTGAAGGATGTGCTAGACACAATGAGAAGGCAAGTTTACTTGTTTGTTAATTTTGCAGAAGCAAACAAGGACAGTGCAAATGCACAATTTTTATCAACTTCAGTTTCTGGTAGTGGACACAAAGGTGGGAAAATTTACCTTTATAAAGACAGCAAAAAGCAAACAGATAATTTTGAACCTCCATCAAAGCCTGGAAAACTGAGAGCAATTGAAAGAACTCATGACAGCGTGACAGTAGAATTAAGTCCTCCAAAGTACGGCTCTAGCGAGGTCACAGAGTACTTGATTGAATACTGCGTGGACGAGGAATATGAATGGAAAGAGATAAAGACGCCCAAAGACAACATAATATGTGTTGTGTCTGGACTGCTCCCCAATACTGAGTATAAGTTGAGGTATAAAGCAGTGTGTTGTGTCGGAGTGAGCCCTACCAGTGAAGACAGCGACAAGGTTAAAACGTTGCCAACAAGTCCTCCTGGTAAACCGAGTACTACTGATGTAGACTCACATGAAATTGAGATTAGCTGGACAAAGCCTGATGTAGTTGGACATGGGGCCAGCATCCAAGGCTATATTGTTGAATACAGAAAAAAGTCACCTGGACCTGAAGAAAAAGATGGAAAGTGGAAAGAGAAAACTTGTGCCAGTGAAACCTGTAAAATCACTGGGCTACAGCCAGAAACAGCATATGAGGTCAGAGTTCGCTGCAACTGCGGTGAACACGGTCAAAGTAAAGAAAGCTTGACAGCATCTATTTCAACAcctcagaaaatgaaaagactAGCTGAAAAGGTGAAACAGATGAGTGAATGTTTGAGCAAAGGGACACCATCTGTTTACAAAATTCCTCTGCAGGAGATAGATATAAACCTGAAGGACTGCAAAAGATACGCTTTTGGTAAAAAAAACCGGAAAGAACATCGAATCATTATGGTTCTTGGAGCCACAGGAGCAGGAAAATCAACTCTGATCAATGGGATGATCAACTATATCTTGGATGTGAAGTGGGAGGATACATTTCGGTTCAAACTGATTGATGAAGGTGTTTCAAAATCCCAGGCAGAGAGTCAAACATCCCTTGTCACAGCATATGACATCAATTATCAAGACGGGTACAGAATCAACAACTCCATCACTATCATTGACACCCCAGGTTTTGGTGACACCAAGGGGATAAAAAGAGACCGAATGATCACTGAACAAATCAGAATGTTTTTCAACTCTGAGAAGGGAATCAGTGAGATTgatgctttgtgttttgtgacTCAGGCCTCTCTTGCCCGCCTAACACATGCACAGAAGTATGTCTTTGATGCCATTCTATCCATTTTTGGTAAAGACATTGCAGAAAATATTCAACTGCTTGTGACATTCGCTGATGGACAAAAGCCCCTAGTTCTTGAGGCTGTCAATGTATCTGGTGTACCATTTCCTAAAACTAAACATGGGCTTCCAGTTCACTTTAAATTCAATAATTCAACACTGTTTGCTGACAATTCTATTAGTGCCACACCAAACAGTAATAATGAGAATGAAGAagatgatgctgatgctgatacCTTTGACCAGATGTTCTGGACTATGGGTATGAAGAGTATGAAGAACTTTTTTTCTGCCTTAACCAAGTTGGAAACAAGGAGCTTGAAGTTGACAAGAGAGGTCATCAAAGAACGCAAACAGCTGGAAACAGCAATTGCAGGTTTGCAGCCACAGATTCGTGTTG ATCGAGACAGAATCATGGTGTATCTGAAGGTGATCAGCTTTACTGTGTGA